In the genome of Methanobacterium spitsbergense, the window ATAAAGACGGAGAACCCTGCCCTGTTTGCAGTACCATCATTGAAAAGATAAAAACAAGCAGTACATCCTCTTACATCTGTCCACAGTGTCAGCAGCTGTGAACAATTTTACTGTCTGTTTTATTATTGCATTAAATGGATTTTTACTTTCACCTCATCTGGTCTATTTTAACCTATTGATTACTTAATAAATTCTTGTTGAATCCTTCCTGTTACGTATCACCTCTACAAGTATGATTCAGGTATAATCATTAGTAGAAACTAAAAAATATTAGAGAAAAAAAAGATATTATGTGTTAATGTTTGAATTCAAAAAATATATTTCGCTATCTAGTTTGTTTAAGGCTTATTTTACTCAATAATTGGTAGTTTGTGAAGTTTAAATTTGTGATACTAATTTGTGTCAGTCATAATATAAATAATTTTTATCAATAAAATAACACTTAAAAGGAGATCTATCATAAAAAATAAATATTAAAACAAAACATAATCTAATAATAGTATAAATGAGAATTTAAGATATATAGTTGGGGGGAAATGTATATGAGAATATATATAATTCTGTTAATAATTGTTTCAGTGGTAATTATGTCTTCTGGATGTACTATACCCTTGCCGTGGGAAAACAACAATAACAACACAACACCAAACACTACGGTGATAGTCCAAAATAATAGTGATGGCTCTTCATCAGGCGGGGGCAACACAGTGAAAGCTGCTGCACAAGACTGTCTAAATTGTGGGCACTACCCATGGTATAAAGGTACCAGATGTTCGGAATGTGGGTATGGGGACAATGATGGGATACTTAACTGTCCAAACTGTGGACGATACACTTTCCATGGAACTTCTTGGGCTCAGGGATCCTGTAGTTCCTGTGGATATGGAACCTATAAATAACACCAAAATTCAGTTTAGAATCAAATATTTTGTTAACTTCACTAGTTTAATAATCCCGAAGTTAAATGAATCTAAAATGATACAAAATTTTTATTTAAATGTCTATTTAACTCAGTTTAAGAAACATTATGAATAAAAAAGGAAAAGCTATTCTAATTGGTGCTGAAGACGAAGAAAACTTGGCAATAAGGTATTTAGCAGCGATTTTAAAGTTTGAAGGGCATGAAATCACAGTAATTTCCTGTTCAGGATATAATGACTTTTCCCGAATATTATCAAAGGTTAAAAGCTGGGATCCTGACATGGTAATAGTTTCTATGGCTTTCCAATCCTTGGCATTCATGTTCTTTGCAATTATCCAACAAATAAAAGAAATCAAACCCGAAATTCATGTAACTGTTGGAGGCCATTTTCCCACCTTCGAATACCAGAAAATATTAGAAAATGAATATGTAGACTCTTTAATCCGTTTTGAAGGTGAAAAACCAATATCCATGCTAATGGATTGTCTTATGAATGGAAAAGATTTATCAGATATTCCTAACTTGTTATATAAAAATTATGAAGATGGAAAGGTAGTAGAAAACCATTTAAAACCTGAATTTCCTGATCTAGATGTATTACCATTTCCTATGCGTAATAAAAAACCTCAATTTAGATTAGGTGAGAAGTTTGCAACCTTAGTCACCAGCCGGGGTTGTTTCTATTCTAAATGTCTTTATTGTTGTATTGGTGCATTTCACACCCCTAAGAAAGGAACTAAATACGCCATTAGAACTCCAGAAAATGTTGCAAAGGAAATGGCGCAATTGTATCACCATCAAGGAGTGAAATTATTTCAGTTCCATGATGATAACTTCCTCTTACCCTCAAAAAAAAAATCTTTAAAAAGGGTTAATTTATTAAAAAAAGCCCTTAAAGATAGAGGAGTGGGGGTTGACGAGATAGCTATCATGATAAAGACCCGTCCCGACTCATTGCATGAAAATATGGTAAATTCTCTTGTGGAAATGGGCACTGTTGGAATATTCCTCGGTGTTGAAAATGCAAGTGAAAGCGGGTTAAAGGCACTTGCAAGAGGTTCAAATCTTGATGAAATATATGATTCACTCGAATTACTGGATAAGTATCCTATTTCGTTGACATTTAATCTGCTTATCTTCCATCCTAAAGCCAACCTAGTTGAAATCAATGATAACATCTGCTTCATGAATAAAAATTTGGATAAAGCCTTTGATTTTGGAAGGGCTGAAATTGTTGCAGGTTCTCCCTTAGAAAAGCTTGTAAGGAGAAAGGGACTTTTAAGGGGTGAATGGCCTCAATGGGATTATACCATTGAAGATCAGGAGGTAGAGAAGATGTTTAGAATCAATTCTTTGACCTTTTATCGTGAAAATTCGCCCTACCCTGATTTTTCACATCATTTAATTGCACTCTCATATCGTGCCCAGTTGCTTAAACGATTTTATCCCGGTAGAATGTCCCGAAAATTAGCAAACGAAACATTGGATATTATCACAAAATCCAATGCATTTACAATTGAAAAACTGCTCAAAATATATGAGATTACAGCAGATATAGAAATTGATGGTGAAATTAACTTACTCTACAAT includes:
- a CDS encoding B12-binding domain-containing radical SAM protein, translating into MNKKGKAILIGAEDEENLAIRYLAAILKFEGHEITVISCSGYNDFSRILSKVKSWDPDMVIVSMAFQSLAFMFFAIIQQIKEIKPEIHVTVGGHFPTFEYQKILENEYVDSLIRFEGEKPISMLMDCLMNGKDLSDIPNLLYKNYEDGKVVENHLKPEFPDLDVLPFPMRNKKPQFRLGEKFATLVTSRGCFYSKCLYCCIGAFHTPKKGTKYAIRTPENVAKEMAQLYHHQGVKLFQFHDDNFLLPSKKKSLKRVNLLKKALKDRGVGVDEIAIMIKTRPDSLHENMVNSLVEMGTVGIFLGVENASESGLKALARGSNLDEIYDSLELLDKYPISLTFNLLIFHPKANLVEINDNICFMNKNLDKAFDFGRAEIVAGSPLEKLVRRKGLLRGEWPQWDYTIEDQEVEKMFRINSLTFYRENSPYPDFSHHLIALSYRAQLLKRFYPGRMSRKLANETLDIITKSNAFTIEKLLKIYEITADIEIDGEINLLYNEMEKFYLSLNRKVDKLSDKMLRFQLVEQKFQNQGLVGYFQNSQTLSKIFRI